A region of Rhodamnia argentea isolate NSW1041297 chromosome 9, ASM2092103v1, whole genome shotgun sequence DNA encodes the following proteins:
- the LOC115736882 gene encoding protein RGF1 INDUCIBLE TRANSCRIPTION FACTOR 1-like translates to MQHFKLAIENQDSAVWEIKPKNRRIMGGGGPEEEDNNRWPPWLKPLLRESFFVQCKVHADSHKSECNMYCLDCMNGPLCSLCLSSHKDHRSIQIRRSSYHDVIRVSEIQKVLDITGVQTYVINSARVVFLNERPQPRPGKGVTNTCEVCDRSLLDSFRFCSLGCKIVGTSKNFVKEKKKKLKRSSLVSEDDSEDSYSSSSRPGAGHGHGRRKVSNKVQTFSPSTPPPTAPSYRIAKRRKGIPHRAPMGGFVIEY, encoded by the exons ATGCAGCATTTCAAGCTGGCGATCGAAAACCAAGATAGCGCTGTCTGGGAAATCAAGCCTAAGAACAGGCGAATCATG GGGGGTGGAGGtcccgaggaagaagacaacaatAGGTGGCCACCATGGTTGAAGCCTCTGCTCAGAGAGAGCTTCTTCGTGCAATGCAAGGTACACGCAGATTCTCACAAGAGCGAGTGCAACATGTATTGCTTGGATTGCATGAATGGCCCTCTCTgctctctctgcctctcttCTCACAAGGATCACCGCTCAATACAG ATAAGGAGGTCGTCGTACCATGATGTGATCAGAGTTTCGGAGATACAGAAGGTGCTGGACATCACAGGGGTTCAGACATACGTCATAAACAGCGCGAGGGTCGTCTTCTTGAACGAGCGGCCTCAGCCCAGGCCTGGCAAAGGCGTGACCAACACTTGCGAGGTGTGCGACCGAAGCCTCCTCGATTCCTTCCGGTTCTGCTCTCTGGGCTGCAAG ATTGTGGGGACATCGAAGAATTtcgtgaaggagaagaagaagaagctcaagAGGTCTTCATTGGTGTCCGAGGACGACTCCGAAGATTCgtacagcagcagcagccgcccTGGGGCCGGCCATGGGCATGGGCGGCGCAAGGTGAGCAATAAAGTCCAGACCTTCAGCCCCTCGACGCCCCCTCCAACAGCCCCGAGTTACCGGATCGCCAAGCGGAGGAAGGGAATCCCCCACAGAGCCCCAATGGGGGGATTCGTCATAGAATATTAG
- the LOC115736879 gene encoding 29 kDa ribonucleoprotein A, chloroplastic isoform X1 yields the protein MATLETALSIFSGPSSPLHSRSPAPTKPPTSLKLQFSPATSPSPSSSSPCARLLHVPHDKRTGKPCLDLCFAVQEITAETEADENTREQNIKKKLYVVNLPWSLSVDDIKKLFGQCGTAKDVEIIKQKDGKSRGYAFVTMSSGEEAQAVVDKFDSFEVSGRIIRVEFAKRFRRPPPPPPPSAPPAKETRHKLYVSNLAWKVRSTHLREFFSENFKPVSSRVVFESPSGRSAGYGFVSFATREEAEAAISALDGKELMGRPLRLKFSERNPAESESGNEGEGTSEGQPDNS from the exons ATGGCGACCCTCGAAACCGCGCTCTCCATCTTCTCGGGACCATCATCTCCTCTCCACTCTCGCTCCCCTGCACCCACCAAACCACCGACCTCCCTCAAGCTTCAGTTTTCTCCCGCGACTTCACCTTCACCCTCGTCGAGTTCGCCTTGTGCTCGGCTTCTTCACGTACCTCACGACAAGCGAACCGGTAAACCATGCCTCGACCTGTGCTTCGCGGTCCAAGAAATAACCGCGGAGACCGAGGCCGACGAGAATACCCGGGAGCAGAACATAAAGAAGAAGCTTTACGTGGTCAATTTGCCCTGGTCTCTCTCCGTCGACGACATCAAGAAACTGTTTGGCCAGTGTGGCACTGCCAAAGACGTCGAG ATTATAAAGCAGAAGGATGGGAAAAGCAGAGGCTATGCTTTTGTGACAATGTCTTCAGGGGAAGAAGCTCAGGCTGTCGTTGACAAATTCGATTCATTT GAAGTCTCTGGGAGGATTATCAGAGTAGAGTTTGCAAAGAGATTTAGGagacctcctcctccacctcccccTTCCGCTCCCCCCGCTAAGGAGACTCGTCACAAGCTTTATGTGTCTAATCTAGCTTGGAAAGTTAGATCGACCCATCTTCGAGAATTTTTTTCAGAGAACTTTAAACCTGTGTCGAGTAGAGTGGTTTTCGAAAGCCCTTCCGGTAGATCTGCCGGGTACGGATTTGTGTCGTTTGCCACGAGGGAGGAAGCGGAGGCAGCAATTTCTGCATTGGATGGAAAG GAATTGATGGGTCGTCCACTTCGTCTAAAATTTAGCGAAAGGAATCCTGCCGAATCTGAAAGTGGAAATGAAGGGGAGGGAACTTCCGAGGGTCAGCCTGACAACTCATGA
- the LOC115736879 gene encoding 31 kDa ribonucleoprotein, chloroplastic isoform X2, with amino-acid sequence MATLETALSIFSGPSSPLHSRSPAPTKPPTSLKLQFSPATSPSPSSSSPCARLLHVPHDKRTGKPCLDLCFAVQEITAETEADENTREQNIKKKLYVVNLPWSLSVDDIKKLFGQCGTAKDVEEVSGRIIRVEFAKRFRRPPPPPPPSAPPAKETRHKLYVSNLAWKVRSTHLREFFSENFKPVSSRVVFESPSGRSAGYGFVSFATREEAEAAISALDGKELMGRPLRLKFSERNPAESESGNEGEGTSEGQPDNS; translated from the exons ATGGCGACCCTCGAAACCGCGCTCTCCATCTTCTCGGGACCATCATCTCCTCTCCACTCTCGCTCCCCTGCACCCACCAAACCACCGACCTCCCTCAAGCTTCAGTTTTCTCCCGCGACTTCACCTTCACCCTCGTCGAGTTCGCCTTGTGCTCGGCTTCTTCACGTACCTCACGACAAGCGAACCGGTAAACCATGCCTCGACCTGTGCTTCGCGGTCCAAGAAATAACCGCGGAGACCGAGGCCGACGAGAATACCCGGGAGCAGAACATAAAGAAGAAGCTTTACGTGGTCAATTTGCCCTGGTCTCTCTCCGTCGACGACATCAAGAAACTGTTTGGCCAGTGTGGCACTGCCAAAGACGTCGAG GAAGTCTCTGGGAGGATTATCAGAGTAGAGTTTGCAAAGAGATTTAGGagacctcctcctccacctcccccTTCCGCTCCCCCCGCTAAGGAGACTCGTCACAAGCTTTATGTGTCTAATCTAGCTTGGAAAGTTAGATCGACCCATCTTCGAGAATTTTTTTCAGAGAACTTTAAACCTGTGTCGAGTAGAGTGGTTTTCGAAAGCCCTTCCGGTAGATCTGCCGGGTACGGATTTGTGTCGTTTGCCACGAGGGAGGAAGCGGAGGCAGCAATTTCTGCATTGGATGGAAAG GAATTGATGGGTCGTCCACTTCGTCTAAAATTTAGCGAAAGGAATCCTGCCGAATCTGAAAGTGGAAATGAAGGGGAGGGAACTTCCGAGGGTCAGCCTGACAACTCATGA
- the LOC115737106 gene encoding RING-H2 finger protein ATL51-like — translation MGSVGNPKTWVPFTYTNTNTRDCSQGFCSLYCPQWCYMVLPPPPPPLDFSGGSSGLRLSPLVIAVIGIFASAFLLVSYYALISKYCGNTENRRREDQEPNAQLEDDHDPAVHEPWQIETIGLDEAVIKSITVCKYRKGVGLIEGTCSVCLSEFDEDESVRLLPKCTHAFHIPCIDTWLKSHSSCPLCRSDIVFVSASPFQLPSLAAESYLGDGNRSSAGSQQVNESSADAQNSGRLEKEEEIVSANPATRKRPFRVFSDLGCWENRHTVIEIGDEGVRRMTRSVSMDHSCQTQVTIADVIHHPEEEGLPVEKFFSEAGSSEPSLGELSRSGRTRKLLDCLIGPASMKRSFSSGRLLLSRQGNVKSATIPN, via the coding sequence ATGGGGTCTGTGGGAAACCCGAAAACTTGGGTACCATTCACATacacaaacacaaacacaaGAGACTGTTCACAGGGGTTTTGCAGCTTATACTGTCCACAGTGGTGTTATATGGTCCtcccgccgccaccaccgccgctCGATTTCTCGGGTGGAAGCTCCGGTCTTAGACTCTCCCCTCTTGTGATTGCGGTAATAGGCATCTTCGCGAGCGCTTTCCTGCTCGTGAGTTACTATGCCTTGATTTCGAAGTACTGTGGCAACACTGAGAATAGGAGGAGAGAGGACCAAGAGCCCAATGCACAGTTGGAAGATGATCACGACCCCGCGGTCCATGAGCCGTGGCAGATTGAGACAATTGGATTGGACGAAGCGGTGATCAAGTCGATCACGGTGTGCAAGTACAGGAAAGGTGTTGGGTTGATCGAAGGGACTTGCTCGGTTTGTCTCAGCGAGTTTGACGAGGACGAAAGCGTAAGGCTTCTGCCCAAATGCACACACGCTTTTCACATCCCGTGTATCGATACATGGCTCAAATCCCACTCTTCTTGCCCCCTGTGTCGTTCTGACATTGTTTTTGTCAGTGCTTCACCGTTTCAATTACCTTCTTTGGCAGCTGAAAGTTATCTGGGTGACGGTAACCGTTCTTCGGCGGGAAGCCAACAGGTAAATGAAAGTTCAGCTGACGCACAAAATTCAGGAAGGCttgaaaaggaagaggaaataGTGAGCGCAAATCCTGCAACTCGTAAGAGACCCTTTCGAGTTTTTAGTGACCTGGGGTGCTGGGAGAACAGGCACACTGTAATTGAGATAGGTGATGAAGGTGTCCGACGTATGACTAGATCTGTTTCGATGGATCATTCATGTCAGACACAGGTCACGATTGCTGATGTGATTCATCACCCAGAAGAAGAAGGCCTTCCTGTTGAAAAATTCTTCAGCGAGGCAGGATCATCGGAGCCTTCATTAGGAGAGTTAAGCAGGTCTGGCCGAACTAGAAAGCTTTTGGATTGTCTGATAGGTCCGGCGTCAATGAAAAGATCGTTTTCAAGCGGGAGATTGCTGCTGAGCAGGCAAGGAAATGTAAAATCTGCAACCATTCCTAATTGA
- the LOC115737108 gene encoding RING-H2 finger protein ATL29-like has translation MSGSPPSLETSYASPPVTIILTVVLLVFFFVGFFSIFFCRCFFENLLSPWNLRQSPSANQMGGGTARAGDGLDPSLVQAFPTLVYSTIKDFRKEKYGLECAICLAEFEDDSVLRLLTVCYHVFHQECIDLWLTSHKTCPVCRGNLDLPLSKLSEMRPVVSLPRESTMGSIHENEEASFQGAVSIDIKEGGDEECRGGSIDPVVLTGQDHCRTEKFLRSHSTGHSIGRKKVDEDKYMLKLQDHVKVHISRGHTGSCITFGEFSDHEDMMSNGGSDHVPGHLMHQQQE, from the coding sequence ATGTCGGGTTCGCCCCCTTCCCTAGAGACCTCCTACGCATCCCCTCCCGTCACCATCATCCTCACCGTCgtcctcctcgtcttcttcttcgtcggcttcttctccatcttcttctgcaGGTGCTTCTTCGAGAACTTGCTCAGCCCCTGGAACCTGAGGCAGAGCCCCTCCGCCAACCAGATGGGCGGCGGCACGGCCAGGGCCGGCGACGGCCTCGACCCGTCCCTCGTTCAGGCCTTCCCCACCTTGGTGTACTCCACCATCAAGGACTTCCGGAAGGAGAAGTACGGCTTGGAGTGCGCCATTTGTCTGGCCGAGTTCGAGGACGACAGCGTCCTCCGCCTCCTCACGGTTTGCTACCACGTGTTTCATCAAGAGTGCATCGATCTTTGGCTCACCTCCCACAAGACGTGTCCCGTCTGCCGGGGGAACCTTGACTTGCCCCTGAGCAAGTTGTCGGAAATGCGTCCTGTGGTCTCGCTTCCTCGCGAAAGTACCATGGGAAGCATCCACGAAAATGAGGAGGCTTCTTTCCAGGGCGCGGTCAGCATCGATATTAAGGAAGGCGGGGACGAGGAATGCAGAGGAGGGAGTATCGATCCGGTCGTCCTTACAGGACAAGACCATTGCAGGACGGAGAAGTTCCTGCGGTCCCACTCGACCGGGCATTCGATAGGTAGGAAAAAAGTAGACGAGGACAAGTACATGTTGAAGTTGCAGGACCACGTGAAGGTCCACATTAGCAGGGGACACACCGGAAGCTGCATAACTTTCGGGGAATTCTCCGATCACGAAGACATGATGAGCAATGGTGGATCTGATCACGTGCCGGGCCACTTGATGCACCAGCAGCAAGAATGA
- the LOC115737100 gene encoding uncharacterized protein LOC115737100: MTAMSSAVDPPNLPPGLIISATEHIRRFLLSASQELNLSEQLRNLASDLSSQASCPYKSLREIWIASRPETRPTWACLLSGSHFIFTSPKPREKSEELKVRLRKLSEMAEKKAYEELVKDITPRKDTNEPFSSYKDQLGFGLHVVVTMFTGYLLGYAAFRALFSHSPVMNAAGGILGLVCAMLLETLLFIIRTSNQDLRPHSSASRTKKNE, translated from the exons ATGACCGCCATGTCCTCCGCTGTCGACCCGCCAAACCTACCTCCGGGGCTGATCATCTCAGCCACCGAACACATCCGCCGGTTCCTCTTGTCAGCGTCCCAAGAACTGAACCTCTCGGAACAGCTCCGGAACCTGGCCTCTGATCTCTCTTCACAAGCCAGTTGCCCTTACAAGTCGCTCCGGGAAATCTGGATCGCGTCTCGCCCCGAGACCCGACCCACTTGGGCCTGCCTGCTCTCCGGTTCCCACTTCATCTTCACTAGCCCCAAGCCCAGAGAGAAG AGTGAAGAGTTGAAGGTGAGATTGAGGAAGCTTTCCGAGATGGCAGAAAAGAAAGCGTACGAGGAGCTCGTGAAAGACATTACCCCCAGGAAAGACACCAATGAGCCCTTCTCTTCCTACAAAGATCAACTCGGGTTTG GCTTACATGTCGTGGTTACAATGTTTACTGGATATTTGCTTGGATATGCTGCATTCAGAGCGTTATTCAGCCACAGCCCTGTAATG AATGCTGCTGGTGGAATTCTTGGATTGGTCTGTGCAATGCTCTTGGAGACCCTTCTTTTCATAATTAGGACTTCAAATCAGGACTTGAGACCTCACTCTTCTGCTTCAAGGACCAAAAAGAATGAATAA
- the LOC115737007 gene encoding uncharacterized protein LOC115737007 — protein sequence MEAALLRTGSITYPAAIVTSSPTLALLRQDSLAGGIFSGDKIAPGSPRFSLHLEMNRRRDSPEGVRIRRALSESDVIGPQSRLSGGGSLSFPARIPEEECGSLTLGGADRVGRSGVWPGIGIPLEEPGVRGGQIGAGGDFGGDGCDRSGSNGGYGGGYGDRRRIGDYYQEMLKSSPGDCLLLRNYGKYLHEVEGDAARAEEYYGRAILASPGDGDVLSLYGKLIWETQRDEDRAKSYFDQAVLASPDDSTVLGSYARFLWESEEEEDDGDDAEEAVKSPAAAAAF from the exons ATGGAAGCTGCACTGTTGAGGACCGGCTCCATCACGTACCCGGCGGCTATAGTCACGAGCTCGCCGACCCTCGCCTTGCTCCGCCAAGACTCGCTCGCCGGTGGGATCTTCTCCGGCGACAAGATCGCCCCCGGCTCGCCGAGGTTCTCGCTCCACCTGGAGATGAACCGCCGGAGGGACTCCCCGGAAGGGGTTCGAATCCGCCGCGCTCTGTCCGAGAGCGACGTGATCGGACCGCAGAGCAGGCTGAGCGGCGGTGGATCTCTCTCCTTTCCGGCGAGGATTCCGGAGGAGGAATGCGGATCGTTGACTCTCGGAGGTGCCGATCGCGTGGGACGCTCCGGAGTGTGGCCGGGGATCGGGATTCCGCTGGAGGAGCCGGGGGTCCGCGGCGGCCAGATCGGAGCGGGGGGCGACTTCGGCGGCGACGGCTGCGATCGCTCCGGCAGCAACGGCGGTTATGGCGGTGGATACGGCGACCGGCGGAGGATCGGCGATTACTACCAGGAGATGCTGAAGTCGAGCCCCGGAGATTGTTTGTTGCTGAGGAACTATGGCAAGTACTTGCACGAG GTGGAGGGAGACGCAGCGAGAGCCGAGGAGTATTATGGGAGAGCGATACTCGCGAGTCCTGGAGACGGAGACGTGCTGTCGCTGTACGGGAAGTTGATCTGGGAGACGCAGAGAGACGAAGACAGAGCAAAATCTTACTTCGACCAAGCTGTTCTCGCATCACCAGACGACAG CACGGTGCTTGGGTCGTACGCGCGATTTTTGTGGGAatcagaggaggaggaagacgacgGAGACGATGCGGAGGAGGCTGTGAAGTCgccggcagcggcggcggcttTTTAG
- the LOC115737040 gene encoding RNA-binding protein 34, whose amino-acid sequence MGKKKPKEPENPLQEDTVSAPSDVFKSIFGEIPEQNLAGSIFSDSNPFKRKHRELAQAFGASVDGDEDGEPASVEKKKKKKRKVDEEQEQEPRKSSSENKKQKESEKESRKSKKGASEVGSGSDVDSETEKSKKLKLSSQAGGFANEDGKGDKSKLKEKEKGKKRKRDELERVYESKKYGEAEEEEANGQVGEKLVGKKRKKVDDPADAMASKEGYDDESKLLRTVFVGNLPLKIKKKALVKEFSKFGEVESARIRSVPILDTKIPRKGAILKKKINDAIDCVNAYVVFKKEESALASLAHNMAEVGGNHIRVDRACPPRKKLKGGTSPVYDNKRAVFVGNLPFDVKDEEIYRLFSNINNLGSCIEAVRVIRDPHTSVGKGIAYVLFKTRDSANLVAKKRNMKLRDRELRLSHVKPNLSPSKRIDHSPAADANHPAKKLAVDSSTPNGVNRANTKFSTSYQGLQASKGTPLKKFKSKGIGTVIPKKESMKKEPVAEGRWKKRPAVAARKARQNLRKEIGSSDQTARKRKMESRTPEISHQKNKKKFKKSH is encoded by the exons ATGGGGAAGAAGAAGCCCAAAGAACCGGAAAACCCTCTCCAGGAAGACACCGTCTCAGCTCCATCGGACGTTTTCAAATCCATATTCGGAGAAATTCCCGAGCAAAACCTCGCCGGTTCCATCTTCTCCGACAGCAACCCCTTCAAGAGGAAGCACCGGGAACTAGCGCAGGCTTTTGGCGCTTCTGTTGACGGTGATGAAGATGGTGAGCCTGCGAGtgtcgaaaagaagaagaagaagaagagaaaggtagACGAAGAGCAAGAGCAAGAACCCCGGAAGAGTTCGTCTGAGAACAAGAAACAGAAAGAATCGGAGAAGGAATCCAGGAAGTCCAAGAAAGGAGCTTCTGAGGTGGGTTCTGGTTCAGATGTCGATTCCGAGACGGAGAAATCGAAGAAGCTGAAATTGAGCAGTCAAGCTGGTGGCTTCGCGAATGAAGATGGGAAAGGGGATAAAtcgaaattgaaggaaaaggagaaggggaaaaagaggaagagagatgagCTTGAGAGGGTTTATGAGTCTAAGAAGTATGGGGAagcagaagaggaagaagcaaaTGGTCAAGTGGGAGAGAAACTTGtggggaagaagaggaagaaagtgGATGACCCGGCCGATGCGATGGCTTCAAAAGAAGGCTACGACGATGAGAGCAAGCTGTTGCGAACTGTATTTGTTGGGAATTTGcctctgaaaataaaaaagaaggctTTGGTGAAGGAGTTTAGCAAGTTTGGAGAGGTAGAATCGGCGAGGATTCGGTCCGTTCCGATCCTGGAT ACCAAAATACCGAGGAAGGGAGCTatattgaagaagaagatcaatGATGCCATTGACTG TGTTAATGCTTACGTTGTTTTCAAGAAAGAAGAGTCGGCTCTTGCGTCTTTGGCCCATAATATGGCGGAG GTTGGAGGGAACCACATCCGAGTTGACAGAGCCTGTCCTCCTCGCAAGAAATTGAAGGGAGGCACTTCTCCAGTTTATGACAACAAGAGGGCAGTTTTTGTGGGTAATCTCCCATTTGATGTAAAG GATGAAGAAATCTATCGGTTGTTTTCGAACATCAACAATCTGGGGTCCTGCATTGAAGCTGTTCGGGTTATCAGAGATCCTCATACGAGTGTGGGGAAGGGTATTGCTTATGTCCTGTTTAAGACGAGG GATTCTGCAAATCTGGTTGCTAAGAAACGAAATATGAAGCTTCGAGATCGAGAATTAAGACTTTCTCATGTCAAGCCGAATTTGAGCCCGTCTAAGAGAATTGACCATTCACCCGCAGCAGATGCAAATCACCCTGCAAAGAAGCTTGCTGTCGATTCGAGTACTCCAAACGGAGTTAACAGAGCGAATACGAAATTTTCAACCTCTTACCAGGGATTGCAGGCAAGCAAAGGGACCCCCCTGAAGAAATTTAAGTCCAAAGGAATAGGAACAGTGATTCCCAAGAAGGAGAGCATGAAGAAGGAACCGGTCGCGGAAGGAAGGTGGAAGAAAAGACCGGCAGTGGCTGCGAGGAAGGCGAGGCAAAACCTAAGGAAGGAAATTGGTTCTTCTGACCAAACTGCTAGGAAACGGAAGATGGAGAGCAGGACTCCCGAGATCTCGCaccagaagaacaagaagaaattcAAGAAGTCGCACTAA
- the LOC115737070 gene encoding uncharacterized membrane protein At4g09580-like, with amino-acid sequence MDKNVTVGSKFPLSFWELTMATLVIMGFVLGLAGVYLTMPDSDYSFLRLPRSLEDLHILRDNLEGYTSDYTLQVLVGYCIIYIFMQTFMIPGTVFMSLLAGALFGVFKGVALVVFAATAGASSCYFLSKLIGRPIIFSLWPEKLHFFQAQVAKRRERLLNYMLFLRVTPTLPNTFINFASPIVDVPYHTFFLATVIGIIPAAYVTVRAGITLGELRSVGDLYDFQSIATLFFIGVISITPTLMGKNES; translated from the exons ATGGACAAGAATGTGACAGTGGGTTCGAAGTTCCCTTTGAGCTTTTGGGAGCTGACAATGGCGACCCTGGTCATCATGGGCTTCGTTTTGGGACTCGCCGGCGTTTATCTCACCATGCCTGACTCGGATTACAGCTTCCTCAGGTTGCCTCGCAGCCTCGAGGATCTCCATATTCTCCG AGACAATCTTGAGGGCTACACAAGTGACTATACGCTGCAGGTCCTCGTTGGTTACTGCATCATCTACATATTCATGCAGACTTTTATGATTCCTGGAACGGTTTTCATGTCTCTGCTTGCTGGAGCTCTGTTTGGTGTTTTCAAAGGCGTAGCTCTTGTAGTTTTCGCTGCCACTGCAGGAGCTTCTTCATGCTATTTCCTATCTAAACTGATTGGACGGCCCATTATCTTCTCTCTGTGGCCTGAAAAGCTGCATTTTTTCCAAGCTCAG GTGGCGAAGAGAAGAGAGCGGCTATTGAACTATATGCTCTTCTTGAGGGTTACACCAACCTTGCCAAACACATTCATAAATTTCGCTTCCCCAATAGTTGATGTACCTTATCACACTTTCTTTCTGGCTACAGTCATTGGAATCATACCTGCTGCTTATGTTACTGTCCGG GCTGGGATTACTCTGGGAGAGCTGCGATCCGTTGGGGATCTCTATGATTTCCAATCGATCGCTACCCTCTTCTTCATTGGAGTCATCTCCATCACCCCCACGCTGATGGGCAAGAACGAATCATAG